The Gloeobacter morelensis MG652769 genome contains the following window.
AGCCGGCAGGTTGCTCAGCAGCCGGTGAATACCCGCCACCCCTACATCCCAAAGCCGCAGCACTTCAGCGCCGCACAGCTCGGCTGTCACCGCCGCCTCATCCGCCACGGGTAAATCGGCAGTACCGGCACTCACTACCCCCACGCACCCGGCTATCCGATTGGGCGTCAACCGAGGGTTGAATAGCGCACAAATGCGCGCTTGGGAGTAGTACCGGGCCTCGGGCAGACGCTCGCGCACCTGCTCAAAAGTCGCCGGGTCGATCCGCGTCGCCATCGCCACCGAGTTGTATTCCGACAGACGCACAAGGATAGCGGCAATTTGCTCACAAGTCTTGCCCGGTCCCCAGACCACCTCTGGAAAACCCGTGCGCAGGGCACGGTGGTGGTCGAGCTTTGCAAAATCGAGGGACTCTAGTTGAAATGTACGCAGTTTCCCTAAAGCCTCAGTCACTTGCAGATTTCCGTCTGCCACGCTTTGCAATAGTTGTTTGAGCAGTTCGGCGTTCATAATTTCAACCCAAAGCAGAAGCCCCAGTCCAGAGACTGGGGCTTCTTTTATTATTTCCCTGGCACCGGGCTATTTTCCCAGGAAGCTGCCCTCCAAGTATCTTCGCTGCTGCAGCGTTTAACGTCCGAGTTCGGGATGGATCGGCGTGGTTCCACTGCGCCTAAGCACCAGGAAAACTTAACAGCGTTGCACCAAAGCAACACCTTGAAAACTGCACAGTGACGTAGGCCAACAAATAGCACCAACAGGTAAGTCAAGCCCTCGACCTATTAGTACTCCTCGGCTGCACGCATTGCTGCGCTTCCACCTAGAGCCTATTAACGGGTAATCTTCCCGTGGTCTTACCCTTGCGGAGAGAGTGCTCATCTTGAGGTGGGCTTCCCACTTAGATGCTTTCAGCGGTTATCCACTCCCGACATGGCTACCCTGCGTTTACCGTTGGCACGATAACAGGTACACCAGCGGTCGGTCCCTCCCGGTCCTCTCGTACTAGGGAGAGCTCCTCTCAACACTCTTGCGCTTGTACCGGATATGGACCGAACTGTCTCACGACGTTCTGAACCCAGCTCACGTGCCGCTTTAATGGGCGAACAGCCCAACCCTTGGGACGTACTACCGCCCCAGGTTGCGACGAGCCGACATCGAGGTGCCAAACCTCCCCGTCGATGTGGACTCTTGGGGGAGATCAGCCTGTTATCCCTAGAGTAACTTTTATCCGTTGAGCGACGGCCCTTCCATGCAGAACCGTCGGATCACTAAGGCCGACTTTCGTCTCTGCTCGACTTGTAGGTCTCGCAGTCAAGCTCCCTTATGCCTTTGCACTCTGCGGCTGATTTCCGACCAGCCTGAGGGAACCTTTGCGCGCCTCCGTTACCGTTTAGGAGGCGACCGCCCCAGTCAAACTCCCCACCTGAAACTGTCCCCGTAGGTTAGAATCCAGACCCTGTCAGAGCGGTATCTCACCGTTGCCTCCACACCCCCCGCAAGGAATGTCTCATCGGCTCCCGCCTATCCTGCGCAGACAAAGCCCGAACCCAATTTCAAGCTAGAGTAAAGCTTCATAGGGTCTTTCTGTCCGGGTACAAGTAGTCCGTATCTTCACAGACAATCCTATTTCGCCGAGTCCCTCTTCGAGACAGCGCTCTGATCGTTACTCCTTTCGTGCAGGTCGGAACTTACCCGACAAGGAATTTCGCTACCTTAGGACCGTTATAGTTACGGCCGCCGTTCACCGGGGCTTAGGTCGCCAGCTTCGCTTTCGCTAACCAACTTCCGTAACCTTCCGGCACTGGGCAGGAGTCAGCCCCTATACGTCGCCTTGCGGCTTTGCAGAGACCTGTGTTTTTGGTAAACAGTCGCCAGAGCCATTTCACTGCGACCCCCTCGCGGGGGCACCCCTTCTTCCGAAGTTACGGGGCTATTTTGCCGAGTTCCTTAAAGAGGGTTATCTCGCGCTCCTTGGTATTCTCTACCAGCACACCTGTGTCGGTTTCGGGTACGGGTGCGTGCTTTCAACGTGGCAAAGCTTTTCTCGGCACTACTTTCAGCCAAACTGCTCCCGTAGGAGCTCCCCAATCCAGTAAGGGTATGGCCTATCCTCATGCGTCCCTTTGACACTCCAGCGACACAGCACAGGAATATACACCTGTTGTCCATCGACTACGCCCTTCGGCTTCGCCTTAGGTCCCGGCTAACCCTCCGCGGACGAACCTTCCGGAGGAAACCTTGTGCTTTCGGAGCATTGGATTCTCACCAATGTTTGCGCTACTCAAGCCGACATTCTCACTTCCGCCTCGTCCACGCCTGCTTGTCGCTGACGCTTCAGCCTACTGCGGAACGCTCCCCTACCATAAATCCACAACTTCGGTATGTAGCTTAGCCCCGTTCATTTTCGGCGCAGGATCGCTTGACCAGTGAGCTATTACGCACTCTTTCAAGGGTGGCTGCTTCTAGGCCAACCTCCTGGTTGTCTGTGCAATCCCACCTCCTTAATCACTGAGCTACAATTTGGGGACCTTAGTTGGTGGTCTGGGCTGTTTCCCTCTCGACCATGGAGCTTATCCCCCACAGTCTCACTGCCAGGTTATGTTGGACGGTATTCGGAGTTTGGCTCGATTTGGTACCGCTCTCGCAGCCCGCACCGAATCAGTGCTCTACCCCCGCCCATAAACACCTAACGCTGTGCCTAAACACATTTCGGGGAGAACCAGCTATCGCCTAGTTCGATTGGCATTTCACCCCTAACCACAGCTCATCCGCTGATTTTTCAACATCAGTCGGTTCGGACCTCCACTTGGTATTACCCAAGCTTCATCCTGGCCATGGTTAGATCACCAGGCTTCGGGTCTACGACCAGTGACTAGCGCCCTATTCAGACTCGGTTTCCCTTTGGCTCCGCCATTTTCGGCTTAACCTGCCACTGACCGTAACTCGCCGGCTCATTCTTCAACAGGCACGCGGTCACACGTTAAATCGTGCTCCCACTGCTTGTAGGCATACGGTTTCAT
Protein-coding sequences here:
- the larB gene encoding nickel pincer cofactor biosynthesis protein LarB, whose product is MNAELLKQLLQSVADGNLQVTEALGKLRTFQLESLDFAKLDHHRALRTGFPEVVWGPGKTCEQIAAILVRLSEYNSVAMATRIDPATFEQVRERLPEARYYSQARICALFNPRLTPNRIAGCVGVVSAGTADLPVADEAAVTAELCGAEVLRLWDVGVAGIHRLLSNLPALEQADVLVVVAGMEGALASVVGGLARVPVIAVPTSVGYGAHFGGLAALLAMLNSCAPGIGVVNIDNGFGAAMLAAQILRVAERKHPAASQTSPDQSARSDQK